GAGGAGTCCTGAGCTCTAGAGTGAATCTGGATACGTTTCGGATATGTGTGCAAGGGAAAATTCGATTTGAAGACGTGTATGGAAATATctttgaatccggaaagaaaaagttggggATTCGAAAATATCCAAAAAATAGCCTATACTGGTTACAAAACTAAATTAACTTGGATCACATGTACCGGCAGAACATGGATAACTACTTGTATGAAATATAGTACCTAGGTTATGACAGATGGAATGAAACTTCaggaaataataaaaattatatctATCCAAAAGCCACTCACCCCATGATAGGTATTAAGCTTTTATATTTGTGAACATAGATTGCTCAGTGTCTTGAAAAGACATTAAGTTAAAAGTTGGAATTGTGTGTAGGCTTTCATCCTCCTCCTTCATTCCCCTCCTTCTCATCACAGtacaatatattaaaataatgtttagTACATGCAAGCATATATCACACTATTTGTAGGCACATGGATAAAACTATGAAATTTATACATTGAAATTTAGAGCAGTCTTTAGTGGTAGAAAGTGCTTGCAAAGATCTTCGGGAACCATTCTGTGTAAGGATCTTGCAAAGATTTGAGTGAATATGTGTACCATACTTTCAAGGATTTTGGCAAGAACTGCATAGCATCCTTCAAATGCATGATCGTGcaaaaaccttgaaattttttaagGATCTTTTACAAGAAGAAATTTGTTGTCCTAGATCTTGGCAAGAAAGTTGACAATCCTCTTTTATTATTACTTTGCTAGTCATTAGGCAGCTcttgtttggtacaatgtgacTAGGTTACTAtccaaactgaaagaaaaggaCTAAACAACAGAAGCATTGACTTCAACATACcggtaaaaacaaaataatatttataagCAAGCTCACTACAGTTGCTGCAATATTGAAATTTTGAGGacctttttcaagattttaaTCTTAAAAGATTTCTTTGTAATCTTTGAATTTGTCAAGAAAGTTGAAGGAACTTAAAGAGACATGGCAGATACaaaatgatgataaaactgaTTCCCTTAAGTTTCAATGCCTTTTCTTTTAATGCACAGACTATCTTTACCTGCTTTTTGGGATGAATGGCAAAGAGTGAGTTGTGTGCAAACTTGAAACATCGCGTGagcattttcaagtttttgtgTGGTAACTCATATGAAGTCAATAAAAGACTTCGGCAGACCGTATTGATTTGGACTACTTGAATCATGTACAGCTGTAGGAAATGAGGTGTTTAAAGATCAAATCTATCACATCGACCAGAAATCCATACAAACCCCATGGCAGTGTCCCTTTAATGAATATGAAGGTTCGAACATACTTGACCAgatgctgggggggggggggggggggtttatcAGAAAAATTGGGCACTGGGGGTGTGCAAGCTGCCCCTTGAACCCTTATCCTATTTCAGAATAAAACCTGCAATTTTCGTTGCCTTATTTCAGatctgaccaaaaatttgatgtGGTTGGCGtaataatttgagaagggcTTCTGTCGATGGTCTTATCATCTAATGAAGAAGTTGCTTCTTCTAAAAGACATACCCAATTCAATACTTGAGTGGACAAACCCTACCctatttcagaagaaaatggtcaaaatcaagaccttatttcagaccaaaacagCTAAAAAACCATATGCTTTGGGCCAAACATACATAATAGCCCATACATGTATATGGCAAGGCtttaaaataattcaatctaCTTTTTTATTCCAAGATCTTCCAGATGAATTCATCTCAGTGATCATATGTGCTCAAGCATTTCACTGGTTTTCCAATGAAAAGTCAGTGAATGAAATATGTCGTGTTCTTAAACCTGGTGGGAAATTTGGCATGATCTGGAATCATGAAgacttttcattttcttgggTGAGAGCTTTGCAGGACATTGTTGACCCATTTGTGAAACAGAAGGACATGCCAGGTGATCCCAGAGAACTGAAATGGATGGAAATTTTAGACAAATCTGGAAAATTTACTCCAGTGGAAAGAAACACTGAGTTTCGGACCTACTTGAAAGGTGACATTGATAAAATTGTGGCTGTAATGATGTGTTTTAGTGCGATTTATCAGAGCAGCGAGGAGGACAGACGATCCACTGAAGCCAAGGTTAGAGACATTCTCACAAATCACCCTGATTTACAAGGAACAAAAGTCTATAAGATGCCTTATGTCACAGATATTTGTTGGTGTGCAAAGAAGTAACTACTGGTAGCTGAAATTATACTAGATTAAGATGTTACactagaccattttacagttgtgtgcatagttacctggcctatgcaTGAATGAAAGTGGGGTTGGAGTTGaacttgttttgatagaaacctcactgcttttcttatgtaaattccaactaattagcatgagaacaacatcgtTAACATTAGAAGCACAACTGGAAAAAGGTCGATAATGCATGAACAATCAGATACACAAAATGAAATCTGTTTTTAGGCCTCAAGATGTTAGCTTTTTCCATATAGGGATTTTTTATATTTCAATTTGACAGCTTCTAGTTACGCTGTCGCATCATTTTTATATGACTCCCTTGTTGACCGGGCTTCATTGTCTCCTTGTTAGTCAGCGCATTGTTTTTAAGATCCTAAGATTGACATTCAAGGTGCTTAATGGGCTTGTGCCAATGTATAAAACTGATTGCTGGATAGATAT
The genomic region above belongs to Montipora capricornis isolate CH-2021 chromosome 8, ASM3666992v2, whole genome shotgun sequence and contains:
- the LOC138059397 gene encoding uncharacterized protein, with amino-acid sequence MVEVLTSRKANVEIIASDRLLAMCEVLRRFLPETEIRQFPADNIDLPDEFISVIICAQAFHWFSNEKSVNEICRVLKPGGKFGMIWNHEDFSFSWVRALQDIVDPFVKQKDMPGDPRELKWMEILDKSGKFTPVERNTEFRTYLKGDIDKIVAVMMCFSAIYQSSEEDRRSTEAKVRDILTNHPDLQGTKVYKMPYVTDICWCAKK